TACTCCTATTATTGGTTGTAACATGAATGTTGAAACACACAGagtaacccttttttttttaatggatgtACCTTTTTCATTTCCCTCTTGAAAAGATAATGACAATTTCTGTTTATCTGCAGATTGTTGGATGCCTCATAAATTTGATTAACAAAAAAGGTTACGAGAATGAGGATGACGGTTCCATACTGTTGGCATGTGATACCATTTTAAATGTTCTTCTAAAGGTTGTTCTTCTGTAGTTGTGCTTAATAAATCAATAATGCTAGAATGATGTAACtcaaatattttcttctctttttatgCTAGAGGGAGCAAATTCAATTTCCTTTAGATGACCCCATCTTTGTCAAACTGTTGGAAGCATTGTCATATTCAACAGGTAATATCTTGAGTCATCTTACTACAAACTTATCAAATAGAATATGGGTAATAAACTTGATCTCTAATCGCtttctttttaaagttaaatGTGCCTCTGCTTTCTTGTTTGCACTGTCTACCTGTTTTAGACTCCGGActttcttcctttattctttattataaaaataggTAAATGAAGTGCTTGCCAAGATAGCGAGATTGATTTGGAAGACATATAAATTAAGCAAGACATTGCTTAATTACTCAGTCCAATCCCTTCTACCCATCTTGTCAATTGGCATCCATAAATATGAAACCAAGGAGTGGAGGGAAATCACATTGACATGAAGAAATAGTTGTTTACTACCCATGTAAAACTTGTATTAACAAGATTAGCTAGTCACACCTATTCCAAGTAAAAGATCACCCATTGGAACTGTCAGTTTTGCTACTAACTTGCCCCATCATCTTTGCCCGTTGCTTGGTGTTGAGCTGTCCATATGGGTGACACATTCTGTAGTATTCACAGGTTTACACTGAAATGCAGCTGTGCCAtttcaatttgaattttatCTTATACTTTTTCGAATTTGTAATCCAGAGGATTCAGATGACCAACAGAGAATTATGATGGCATCAAGCATCTGCTCGCTTATACTTGGTGCAACATCTGAGGCAGCTCTTCTTAATCATCCAGATTTTGACATTGGCAAGCTAAGTAGTCTGTCAAAGCTCATCAAAAGAAGTTTGACTTTGTGTGGTCAGGTAGAGTCCATGAATACATTAACACTTTACCATGTTTATGATGTTATTGACTGTGTTTTATGTCTTATTGTGGCTTTGTAACTCTGCAAGGAGTAGTAAATACTTCCAGTCTTTATCTCATTCCCCCTCCAAAACAAGGGAAAAACACCCTTAAAAGTGTGGAGTACAAAAAAGTGATTTATGAGTAAAAAATTGGTTGCTCTTCACAAGTCGGCAAGGTTAAATTGTAGTCTCTCTGAAGTTGGGCATGAATTATtagttcatttatatttttgaatgcCATTGAGGCGGCAACAATGAAGTGGATGTAGTAATGTGTGTTAGGTTAAATAGCAGAAAGAGAAGAGTCTGAAAGACCCAGCTTAGTGTGTCTTTGCCAAAGCTTTTGAATCCAAATATGGTCATTTGTTCTTTATGCAGTTTCTATTGTGATTGTATTAGAGTTTGGCTTTCTGAAGCCCCTCCAATTAAAGCCTCCTTATTTTACTAGTTTCCAgtgttgtattattattatttttcaaatgacAAGTTTAGTTAATGAATCTGCGGAATGAATTCAGGGTCTGACATCTAGCTACTCTATAACAGCAATGGATCTTGATCAGATCATTAGCTCAGGCATGCTTCCTTCTATTTCCCCTTCATTAATAACGATATGATTTTCCTGTGCGGTCCTACATCTCTCATTCTAATGTTGGGAAAGTTAGGAAAGCAGTTGCTGATCTGATTGATTTCTTTATGCTTGCTGCAGGATATTCGCAATGGGTTGACCGGTTTCCCCATATTAGAGAAGCCGTGGAGAGATGATCGATTATTTTCCCTTGGTTCAGTGAGTACGATTGGTTCCTTTTGTGTGGTATCTTTAAGCTGAAGGAAATTTTGTATGCTTGCAAATATCATCTTGAAAGTAGTAATACAAGCAAAGGCTGCATTTCATGTTATAGTGTGTTCATGTCACTACAAATATGTAGACAGGTTTCAGAGATAGATGTTGGCGTCTTTATCAGATTAGAGCAAAATACAAATTTCAGGTCCATCGAATGCACTGGTGAAGAAACTAAGAAGCTGATTGGCCAAGCGCGCTAAAAGTCATTATATTAACCATCTTAGTCTTTATATCTGAATCTGAAATAGATTTGTTATGATATATATTGGTTGAGTGAAGTAGGGGTAGAAAGAGCTTGTCTTTTGGAGATTGTTTTATGATGAGGCTAGATGTTTAGTGAAAATGGAGagtttagatttatatataaaataatgataagAGAAGCTTTTTGGCAGCTAGAATTAGTTGAGAAATGTTTGTCCATGATTGAGTTGAAGTTTGTGTCGTTACTCCTTATCTGTTCAGTGATTTAACAAAGAGACAATTTGCTTAattcttaatttacccacatggaagtgtatttttatttctGAGAGTTGACCATTTTGTCATTATGTTCAGATATATGACAAATTCTATTGTGGGTAGAGATTATTATAGTCGGAATCGAATGAAAAATCGTAACTAAAATCGTACAAGTAAATCGGAACTCATAAAGATATCCACAATAGTTGATTTTAAGTGATTTTTGCTTGCTTAAAAATTTAAGATGGGTTTTCAACAATTTGGGAGGGATTTTTTGgtgatttttcataatataaacACATGATTTTTACCTGTCGCGCGGGACAAAATAAGATTTAAAATCTGTGACAAAAGTCGCGTGAGGAGCAAAAACTAGAGCACATGGAAGTGCCTGCTAGGCGCGTTAatatgaagattttttttttcaattttttttaaagattttgttttgttttgtttgttttttttttgtttttgtttttgttttttgtttttgttttttttcctcctctatcTTCTCCTTTTTAGTCAGGTCTGTAAAAACACTTTAAAATCTATGCCTATTGGGGATGCtctaagtatttatttaaaaaaattaaagaattggaatggtttgttccaatttcatttatttttttttaagtagaaGAATAGGACTAagcgtttattattattattattattattattattattattattaatttaaaattttaaatgtttgaTTTAATACTATTCCAGAATTAAAAATCTCTTAAATTTGAACTtggataattttgaaaatagaaattgaaaattaaaagaaatttttaaaaaattaaaaataaatataggaATATGAATTAAATAGGCTATTAAACTATTTGTCAATTTGAAGAGTCAAATTAAACCAAAGTGACATGTTGTCCATGTTTTTGCTAATATGGCAGTTAAatcaattaacaaataaaatttaaatttattttaataatttaaaacttaCCCCTCAATGCTTCCGTCCGGCCAGGAGAAAAAGAAATGGTCTTCTATGGGGAGAGTAGACAAGTAAGAGTGGTGCATTATGGGGAGAGAGACtgacttaaaataaatatgcagGATTTCAAAACAATTTAATGTTGCGATTTTTTGGTTAAATAGATAACTACCTAGATAGCTTGAtttgagtatattattgaaaaaaatttcatcTTAAGTCTTTATGGTTAATGTACCATTATTTAATATAGTTCCATGAATGATATGATCCAGTATCAAAATAATACTACTTTGAACTAGGGTTAAATACGGAGGAAAGAATGAAAGAGGGAGAATCAAGGATGAAGAGGAGAATGTTATATTATCAATAGAGAAAGGGAATAGGgagagaaaagagaaaagatTAGGGAGATTATAGACGTAATAGAAAGAAAGAATAtgagtaaaaaaattatttcttgaGCTCAGCAATACCATCAACATTGCATCCTTTGATGCAATCTACGAATCTTCTATGTACACATATAggtggttttatttattttttgattttttttttatgacgagAGAAATTCACAATCATTATGTGGATTGGGTAAACTTCGCTCCTATGTAATATCTCACAAATTACACAAGGAAAATAAATCCTAATAGTAAAACTGTAAGACCTTGTGTCACAAATTCGACGGAGAAGGTGTTGAAAGAAATTCGTGATATTAAAAAGTATACCCTAAGTGAGGCTCTAAATTGAGTTTAACATAAAAGGGAGAaacaaattttccaaaaaacaaATACACCAACAACTCAATCTTCTTGGGCTGTTAGCTGTACCTCTCTTTAAACTCACATTCATAGATGCCATCAACAAACTTTTAGATATCCTTCTTCTTAACATCACATTTCTGGTTTATAAGGTCACATCATCCACAATTACAAACAATCTCAATCTCATCACTTCGTCCTTACAATTAGGCATGCTTATAATTAAACTTATTTATGACTAATAAATGAATATTAGTCAACATCCTAATTAATATCATCTCATTAATTATAACtcagtactatatatatagaagtattATAATGCCCTAGGTGGTTTTAATGCATCTTcaattgatgtttttttttttccaaataaatctttatatgtcacttgaaaatttaaaaagaaaaattgcaagTGTGCAAATACAAAACTATACATGCACATTTGGAGGAGCACACTTGccaaaaaaaagaagttgaaaGTTATGCATATATGGACCTGAACGTTACACCTGTTGCGTGTTGTGTACATATATGTGTGCGCGCACATACATATACGGGAATgtaagaccttgtggtctaatggcacctgACATGCACTCCTAGTAGGAGGTGAACTGTtgattttttgtgcttcagtaggttgaaaaaataaTCTTATATTCTATGAACTAAACTTTTCTAAAAACATGGATATCACATTTTTATCTTGTGAGTCCAGAAAAAGTTGTTTACATTCAAAAGGAAAATGTTGTGTGGAAATgaggattagtctgagtatggtacggacttaaaggtgcctcctacAGTTAGAGTCTGCTCACCACACTCATGGTCTAaccaaaaaaaggaaaatactatGTACACTCGCATTTCCTACTCCAACTTTTACTCTcatacacaaaattttgatatagacATTTGTATTGGGTCTCAcattaaaaaaagtaatttatccGTGCCCGTCACATCAAAGAGAAATTTAAAGAGCAACATATAAGAAactactacctccgtcccattttgtttgtctggttcggttaatgaggcttgactgaagttatttttaattcaatttttcataatattaagtttcgtattagtatataaaatttatatatttagaaactacattaaaagtactattaaacacacaaaaataaatttaaaaataattaaaaattattaaagaaaataagcaatgaagaaagagttagtttgaccaataaatagtaaacatgacaggtaaaatgggaccgAGGGAGTATGTAATAAAGCTCCATTGTAGAATTTGGAACTACTATAAGTATTTTCCCAAGTAAAATTGGGTAATACCTAGTTAGCTAAAGGAGTAAAGGTAAGGTAGAGAGCGAAAAAGGTTGCATTTGTACAACATAGAAATACATAGagagtattaaatatataagcAACTAAACTATACATTGTGggaagcagaagaagaagaagaagaagtcgatcatcttcttcttcaactgcTCCCCCACCCAAGATTCAAATAGCAAGTCAACCTATACATACAAATACAGAGCAgcaatatagagagagagagagagaggggaaatGGGGTTGGGAAATTTGTTCTTCGCGGCGGTGGTAACCTTCTCAGCAGCATTGGTGACCTACAACATTCTAATGTCAGCCAATACATCTCTGAAGCTAGAACTTCCGGGCTCTTCCGAcacttcttcttcatcttcttcctctaccGCGAGAGTTTTCCCAAATTCTGACCACTCAATCATCAAACTGCCATTGGAGAAGGCTTCGGGCAAGAAGCTATTCCACACGGCCGTCACCGCCTCTGACTCAATCTACAATGCCTGGCAGTGCAGAATCATGTATTACTGGTTCAAGAAGTTCAAGGACGGCCCTAATTCTGGAATGGGTGGCTTCACTAGGATCTTGCACTCCGGCTCCCCAGATAGGTTCATGGACGAGATCCCTACTTTCGTTGCCCAGCCTCTCCCCTCAGGAATGGATCAGGTTTTcattccttttctttctttcttttatgtGGATTGTTTTAGTTTCCCAATACCACCCAGTTTTGTTATTAGCAGGAGTTTGAATAGTTTAGAAATGTGATTAGACTTTATTTGTTTAGATCAAACGCTTACACACTATGCCAAGCGCTATAATTAGTAGgctcaattttattttcttatagacggtcatcacattttcgagaggggCACATATCAGTACTGGTTAGATCAAATGCTTACCACTACATTAAAAGCTATAGTTAGTAGCAAAGGCTATAGTGTTGGACTTGTCCCTTTACTGCCTTTGCCCAACAAAATGTGGCTAAGCTAGCTTTGTTTTAGAGCTCTGGAAATCCTCCGACCACCACCTTGCCTGGAccttatctattttattcaaGTAGTCcttgaaaaattttaataagtatacataataattttgtgATTGCAAAATTATACAGAGAAACTGAAAGCTAAATTTGAATTTAGTTATCTGTTCCTGATTTTTTGAGTATCAAATGCTATTGGACTCTTCTCTGAAAGTGGTTCTTAGGAATTAAAAATGTGGTATTTGATGTGGAAAACCAAGTAAACTCGTTGATAACTATCCATCATAAATGGTAGGTTCTGATGtaatgttaggaaatgcaccataAAGGAGAGATGACTGTATATTAAAAAACAAGCTCTTTGTGGACAAAGATTATCCAGGGGCAGGCATAATGAGGGATGAAATGAAATCATAAGATGCCAATGGTGAATTGAAAAGCTTTAATTGCGTGTGTGGACTAAAGTTGCAGAAAAATACAAAGTAGATTACAAGTTGCAACACCCTGCGGTTTCAATTCTTTTTGTGGAAGTATCGTTGTGTCCTGGCTCCTCTGCAGGATAACACAGCGTTATTTATGTAGGTGGTGCTATTATATAtggattattatatatgtatgtttttcaTGAATTTCAGGGCTATATTGTCCTTAACAGACCTTGGGCTTTTGTTCAATGGCTTCGAGAAGCAGACATTGAAGAGGAGTATGAACGAAATCTCCATTTGATAGAATTCTAATTCCTTGAGCAGCTAGCTAGCTTTTAGTCATCTCTTACCTGCCTTTTCTTTTATACAGCTACATATTAATGGCGGAGCCAGATCATATTATTGTGAAGCCTATTCCAAACTTATCCAAAGATGGCCATGGAGCTGCATTCCCATTCTTTTACATTGAGCCCGAGAAGTTTGAGTCTGTCCTAAGAAAGTTCTTTCCGGAAGAAAAGGGACCAATAACAAACATTAATCCAATTGGAAATTCTCCTGTCATTCTTGGGAAGGTACCCATACTTTATAGCTatcttgttttaatttgtttccttGTTCCTTCCTTAAGGCTTTTATTagtttatctatttatttatttatatatatttggttctGTGGGTCTTAGGAATCTTTGAAAAAGATAGCTCCAACATGGATGAATGTTTCATTGGCAATGAAAAAGGACCCTGAAACAGATAAAGCTTTTGGCTGGGTACTTGAGATGTAATAAATTTCAAATCTAGtgattttattgaaaatatttcatttcccaTATGCATAAAGGGAACAGAATTAACTTGAACCTTACTTTTATCTTATGTTCTTGTATCTACAGGTATGCTTATGCTGTTTCATCTGCACTGCATAACGTGAGCAACATTTTACACAAGGAACTTATGATTCAGGTAtaacttttattataattattattattgagtgtATAagtttttggttcatttttattACACAGAAGATAGAGAAAGATTGCCTGTTACTCTGTTAGACATTAGCACTTGGCTTTGGATGATTATAACATCTCTTATTCCTTGCttggatgacgagggaaacctcACAACCCTTTTGGGTATGAGTAAAcctcgccttgtgaccctagccggcaaaggactacaaggaagtaaacgagtctaggttacccatagctgaccgactcaaaccaaggggccaaggattcgaactcgtgaccttgtggttacaatcGTGGATCTCTTTccatcttggctggggttacccaATCTCTTCTTCCTTGCTGATTCCTGTGAATGTAGCGGGGGTTATGATAGCCAGGAGAAGAATTGAAACTAGGGAAACTTGTTGTGGAAGGAAGGGAATGGCGTGAGGAATAATATCCTCTGGACTAGACATACTAAATGCGGGAACCAAATTCCCATTCCCATTCAATTTCTGCATATGTAGTAGTAAACCCTAAAACAACAAACGACTTCGATTCATCAGTTGGTTCTTGTTTGTTGTTTATAGTGAGTGGTGTAGCAAGATAGATAGTGGAAATTAAAGTTTCTTCATTGTTCTAGTTTTCATGTTTTGTTAATGCTTTCCAGCCTCCTTGGGACACAGAAATTGGCAACGCATACATAATCCATTACACTTACGGATGTGATTACGACAAGAAGGTATCTCTTGAACCGATGAAGATCCAATGTCCTGTGATCGAATTTAACAAGTAAACGCTTTTCAGGGTACGTTGACCTATGGAAAAATTGGAGCGTGGAGATTTGACAAGAGATCATATATTAACGTCTGGCCTCCAAGAAACCTTCCGCTGCCACCACCTGGTATTCCGAAAAGTGTGGTATGGTTTTAGCTTTAGACCTGATTGCACATAGAAAGAAtaaattttgtctaataacaacCTGATTTATGAATTGAAGTTAGTTTTACTATCAAATACGAACGAATTCTGGCAGGTTACGCTGGTGAAGATGGTTAATGAAGCCACTGCTAACATTCCTAACTGGGGCTCATAGGATCATATATATTACTCTTCACAATCATGTCTTCAGAAGATGAAGGTATAGGCACTGTAAATTTTTACTGAATGGTTGCACACACAGTCATTgaatctctatctctctctctctctcagtaGAAATTTTGCTCAATTAATCATCCTTTCTCTACTTCTTCATGTAATAATGGTGTATTTCTTTACTCTTTA
This region of Ipomoea triloba cultivar NCNSP0323 chromosome 15, ASM357664v1 genomic DNA includes:
- the LOC116006286 gene encoding hydroxyproline O-arabinosyltransferase 1-like, translated to MGLGNLFFAAVVTFSAALVTYNILMSANTSLKLELPGSSDTSSSSSSSTARVFPNSDHSIIKLPLEKASGKKLFHTAVTASDSIYNAWQCRIMYYWFKKFKDGPNSGMGGFTRILHSGSPDRFMDEIPTFVAQPLPSGMDQGYIVLNRPWAFVQWLREADIEEDYILMAEPDHIIVKPIPNLSKDGHGAAFPFFYIEPEKFESVLRKFFPEEKGPITNINPIGNSPVILGKESLKKIAPTWMNVSLAMKKDPETDKAFGWVLEMYAYAVSSALHNVSNILHKELMIQPPWDTEIGNAYIIHYTYGCDYDKKGTLTYGKIGAWRFDKRSYINVWPPRNLPLPPPGIPKSVVTLVKMVNEATANIPNWGS